Proteins encoded in a region of the Anabaena sp. PCC 7108 genome:
- a CDS encoding siphovirus Gp157 family protein — translation MVLSLAQQSLAGLSQTAAHLWEQLTNCQTPEEEAAIITAIWETQEVQSEAVDIQAELALQLDAEITAIKQRLEHLKAVHQSALLRLERWRQKLDETILEHNATGIIPEQIVGNSLRITIKENPPSCDILLDAEKLPLKYRREKTVYSADKKAIIAAWKKGIPVDGTHVERKRRVVYALTATAIQDFQDSLLP, via the coding sequence ATGGTTTTATCACTCGCTCAACAATCTTTAGCAGGATTATCTCAAACTGCTGCTCATCTCTGGGAACAGTTAACCAATTGTCAGACTCCTGAAGAAGAAGCAGCTATCATCACCGCTATTTGGGAAACTCAAGAAGTACAATCAGAAGCTGTTGATATTCAAGCCGAATTGGCATTGCAACTAGATGCAGAAATAACAGCTATTAAGCAACGATTAGAACATCTCAAAGCCGTGCATCAATCAGCACTATTAAGACTAGAACGGTGGCGACAGAAATTAGATGAAACCATTTTAGAACATAATGCCACAGGAATTATCCCTGAGCAAATAGTTGGTAATTCACTGCGGATCACAATTAAAGAAAACCCACCAAGTTGTGACATTCTTTTAGATGCAGAAAAATTGCCTCTAAAATATCGCAGAGAAAAGACTGTTTACTCAGCAGACAAGAAAGCAATTATTGCAGCTTGGAAGAAAGGAATTCCTGTGGATGGTACTCATGTTGAACGTAAGCGGCGGGTTGTTTATGCCTTGACAGCAACAGCAATTCAAGACTTCCAAGATTCACTATTACCTTAG
- a CDS encoding NAD(P)/FAD-dependent oxidoreductase, with amino-acid sequence MSNTEVVVIGSGIGGLSCAALLARYGIDVTVVESHSIAGGAAHAFERNGYKFESGPSLYSGLSYTPSPNPLRQVLDAIGEDLPCVNYDTWGCYLPEGYFDAQVGADQFCEILQQLRGDKAVAQWRKLQEIMTPLGKSAIALPPSALRYDLGAVLTMGKFAPALLQQAANVIKLTGSFSNIIDGVITDPFIRNWLDLLCFLLSGLPADGTIAAEVAFMFADWYRPDVQLDYPIGGSGALVDALVRGLTKHGGKLVLNAHVEQVLVENNRAVGVRLRSGQEIRASKAVVSNASVWDTLKLIPEGALPKRYVEKQQATPECDSFMHLHLGIDAAGLPENLGIHYIVVNDWDKGVTAPQNVVVVSIPSVLDPSLAPVGKHVIHVYTPGNEPYAIWQGKERNSEEYALLKQERAEVMWQALERIIPDIRSRCEVSLVGTPLTHGRFLRRHHGSYGPAIAAGKGLFPGGNTPLSGLLCCGDSTFPGIGLPAVAASGMIVANTIAPVQQHLQLLNDIL; translated from the coding sequence ATGAGTAACACAGAAGTAGTCGTAATTGGTAGCGGTATTGGCGGATTGAGTTGCGCTGCACTCTTAGCACGCTATGGAATTGATGTCACAGTAGTAGAAAGCCACTCCATTGCCGGTGGTGCGGCTCATGCTTTTGAACGCAACGGTTACAAATTTGAGTCTGGACCCTCTTTATACTCTGGTTTATCTTATACCCCTTCACCTAATCCCTTACGTCAAGTTTTAGATGCCATTGGCGAAGATTTACCCTGCGTTAATTACGATACCTGGGGTTGTTATTTACCAGAAGGCTACTTTGATGCTCAAGTTGGTGCTGACCAATTCTGTGAAATATTACAACAACTGCGGGGAGATAAAGCTGTAGCACAATGGCGCAAACTCCAGGAAATTATGACACCTTTGGGTAAGAGTGCGATCGCTCTCCCACCATCTGCCTTGCGCTACGATTTAGGTGCGGTGTTAACTATGGGTAAATTTGCCCCAGCTTTACTGCAACAAGCCGCTAACGTCATCAAATTAACAGGGTCTTTTTCTAACATTATTGATGGTGTAATCACAGACCCATTTATTCGCAACTGGTTAGATTTACTTTGCTTTCTCTTATCTGGATTACCCGCAGATGGGACAATTGCCGCAGAAGTGGCTTTCATGTTTGCAGATTGGTATCGTCCTGATGTGCAGTTAGATTATCCGATTGGGGGAAGTGGTGCATTAGTTGATGCACTGGTACGGGGGTTGACTAAACATGGTGGTAAGTTAGTTTTGAATGCTCATGTGGAGCAAGTTTTAGTAGAAAATAACCGCGCTGTCGGGGTACGTCTGCGGAGTGGTCAAGAAATCCGAGCCAGTAAAGCTGTTGTTTCTAATGCTTCTGTTTGGGATACTCTCAAACTCATTCCTGAAGGGGCTTTACCTAAACGGTATGTAGAAAAGCAACAAGCAACACCTGAATGTGATAGTTTCATGCACCTGCATTTAGGTATTGATGCAGCAGGATTGCCTGAAAATCTGGGTATTCACTACATTGTAGTTAACGACTGGGACAAAGGCGTAACTGCACCGCAAAATGTGGTAGTTGTATCTATTCCTTCAGTTCTTGACCCGTCTTTAGCACCAGTGGGTAAGCACGTGATTCACGTTTATACTCCTGGTAATGAACCTTATGCTATTTGGCAAGGAAAGGAACGCAATAGCGAAGAATATGCGTTGTTAAAACAAGAACGTGCGGAGGTGATGTGGCAAGCTTTAGAAAGAATTATTCCTGATATTCGTTCCCGTTGCGAAGTTAGTTTGGTAGGTACTCCCCTTACTCATGGGCGATTTTTGCGTCGTCATCATGGTAGTTATGGACCAGCTATAGCGGCAGGGAAGGGTTTATTTCCTGGTGGGAATACACCTTTATCGGGGTTGTTGTGTTGTGGAGATTCGACTTTTCCGGGGATTGGGTTGCCGGCTGTGGCTGCTAGTGGGATGATTGTTGCTAATACTATTGCGCCTGTGCAGCAACATTTACAATTGCTGAATGATATTCTCTAG
- a CDS encoding response regulator transcription factor produces the protein MENIRAAIIEDHNLTRVGIRSYLNEQKNIQVVGDAETAAAGLELLHDTKPDIAIVDIGLPDIDGIALVQRFRQSMPPEAAEQTKIIMLTSFAQEQMVLAAFAAGADSYCVKTIKFELLLEALYMTYDGYSWIDPAIARIVLKHIRQSAVATAKLNIVQTAPISAIDPEQASILEANPLTNREMEVLELIVQGFTNQEIADKLYISLGSVKVYVRGVLNKLCASHRTQAAIIALRAGLLN, from the coding sequence ATGGAAAACATTAGAGCGGCAATTATCGAAGACCACAATTTGACTAGGGTGGGTATACGCAGTTATTTAAATGAGCAAAAAAATATTCAAGTTGTGGGAGATGCAGAGACAGCTGCTGCTGGTCTAGAATTACTTCACGATACCAAGCCAGATATTGCTATTGTTGATATTGGTTTACCGGATATTGACGGGATAGCACTGGTGCAACGGTTTCGACAATCTATGCCACCAGAAGCCGCAGAGCAAACGAAAATCATTATGCTCACTTCTTTTGCTCAAGAACAGATGGTCTTAGCTGCGTTTGCAGCTGGGGCAGATTCTTATTGTGTCAAAACCATTAAGTTTGAGTTGCTGTTAGAAGCACTGTACATGACTTATGATGGCTATTCTTGGATTGACCCAGCGATCGCTCGTATTGTTCTCAAACATATTCGTCAATCGGCGGTGGCTACGGCGAAATTGAATATTGTTCAAACAGCGCCGATTTCGGCGATTGATCCAGAACAAGCCAGTATTCTAGAAGCAAATCCACTCACAAATCGGGAAATGGAAGTTTTGGAGTTAATTGTTCAAGGCTTCACCAATCAAGAGATTGCCGATAAACTCTATATCAGCTTGGGAAGTGTAAAAGTATATGTGCGGGGTGTTTTAAACAAACTTTGTGCCAGTCACCGCACTCAAGCGGCTATCATCGCCTTACGGGCTGGTTTGCTTAATTGA
- a CDS encoding tetratricopeptide repeat protein: MPKVSWSSEVKKRVERFISELLSYALDHRDDLKLQYKWEDQDSNRPKLVIKTQKRFLLQLAQFEEKSYLYEAINRLKDLTIFEDRRFHKRGQDLWDFALKLWGKDLDKNLREFDQAWRNKQPEKSKQIASNKVQVSPSSTKTFAPLSKLPSNVPYSVTPDKFIGRSDELIRLHQILQEENQVAITAIAGMGGVGKTELAIQYTLKHLDDYPGGVCWLSASAFDLESQIIEFVKTHFPNFTIPEGIKNQTQYCWQNWGQSGKILVVVDNVTNFQSIRAFLPLQLPNFKVLCTTRERFIFPFIRLDVDVLKPLAAMRLLKSFIGRQRLQQEPWTAREICKRLGYLPLALELVGRYLADLEDLSLGGMLSCLEKKGLSHQALENAKPEMRYQLGIAAAFELSWERLDKDAQELGCLLSLFVSAPIPWSLVESTNICEDSDDLQDYKAVLIRLNLIKQKEQSTIQLHSLIREYFQQKLEQCENINQLKYKFIQAMVNKARTLPGIPTRKLISDIAPHIAHIEEAAKKFTESLSNKDLEEPFIFVTIARFYKYQGLNEQAFFWFEQCLYTTENRLGSEHPTVAMSLNNLGSMCINQGHQKQADKYLTRAIKIYIHLPKVHPNLALALNHLASLRQFQHRYEEAISLYEKSIQHLKLTLGKHHHSIVSVLNNWAGLYREQGNYKKAIELLMESAEICHVSQKIHPLEVSGILNHLGLLFFFQGCYFKEDPSYWEMSEFMYMMALDIRKSLLEEDHFSVAVVLNNIGSLYYAQGFLKEAKTWLEKAFEILVSRLGLEHEDTIMCRNNLNKLQSEITIA; the protein is encoded by the coding sequence ATGCCTAAAGTTAGTTGGAGTTCTGAAGTTAAAAAGCGAGTAGAGCGTTTTATAAGCGAATTGCTGTCTTATGCACTGGATCATAGGGATGACCTTAAACTGCAATACAAATGGGAAGATCAGGATAGTAATAGACCTAAGCTAGTAATTAAGACTCAGAAAAGATTTTTGCTTCAGTTAGCACAATTTGAAGAAAAAAGCTATCTTTACGAAGCGATTAACCGTTTAAAAGATTTAACAATTTTTGAGGATAGACGCTTTCATAAGCGAGGTCAGGATTTATGGGACTTTGCTTTGAAACTGTGGGGAAAGGATCTTGATAAAAATCTTCGAGAGTTCGATCAAGCATGGAGAAACAAACAACCTGAAAAGTCAAAACAGATAGCATCGAACAAAGTACAAGTTTCTCCAAGTTCAACAAAAACCTTTGCACCTTTATCCAAATTACCCTCAAACGTTCCTTACAGCGTTACTCCTGATAAGTTTATCGGACGTTCAGACGAATTAATAAGGCTACATCAAATTTTACAAGAAGAAAATCAGGTAGCGATAACTGCGATTGCGGGAATGGGAGGAGTCGGTAAAACAGAACTAGCTATTCAATATACTCTGAAACATTTAGATGATTATCCAGGTGGGGTCTGTTGGCTATCAGCAAGTGCGTTTGATTTAGAATCACAAATTATTGAGTTTGTTAAAACCCATTTTCCAAATTTCACCATTCCTGAAGGCATTAAAAACCAAACACAATACTGCTGGCAAAATTGGGGACAATCTGGAAAAATATTAGTAGTGGTTGATAATGTTACCAATTTTCAATCAATTCGCGCCTTTTTACCGCTCCAGTTACCTAACTTCAAAGTCCTTTGTACCACACGAGAACGTTTTATTTTTCCCTTTATACGCTTAGATGTTGATGTTCTGAAACCCTTAGCAGCAATGAGACTTCTAAAGTCTTTCATAGGTAGACAAAGACTTCAACAAGAACCTTGGACTGCAAGAGAAATTTGTAAACGACTTGGATATTTACCATTAGCATTAGAATTAGTCGGACGCTATTTAGCAGATTTAGAAGATTTATCTTTAGGAGGAATGCTTTCATGCTTAGAGAAGAAGGGACTTAGCCATCAAGCTTTAGAAAATGCTAAACCTGAAATGAGATATCAACTCGGTATAGCTGCTGCATTTGAGTTGAGTTGGGAACGTCTTGATAAAGATGCACAAGAGTTAGGATGTTTGTTAAGTTTATTTGTCTCTGCACCTATTCCTTGGTCGTTAGTAGAATCTACAAATATTTGTGAAGACTCTGATGATTTACAAGATTATAAAGCAGTCCTTATACGTTTAAATCTAATCAAACAAAAAGAACAATCAACTATTCAGTTACATTCTTTAATTCGCGAATATTTTCAGCAGAAACTAGAACAATGTGAAAACATTAACCAGTTAAAATACAAGTTTATTCAGGCAATGGTCAACAAAGCGAGAACACTTCCTGGGATTCCGACTCGTAAATTAATATCTGATATAGCTCCACACATTGCCCATATAGAAGAAGCAGCAAAAAAATTCACTGAATCCCTTAGTAACAAAGATTTAGAAGAACCTTTCATTTTTGTTACTATAGCTAGATTTTATAAATATCAAGGATTAAACGAGCAGGCATTTTTCTGGTTTGAACAATGTTTATATACAACAGAAAATCGCTTAGGTTCAGAGCATCCTACTGTAGCAATGAGTTTAAATAATTTGGGTAGTATGTGTATCAATCAAGGACATCAAAAACAAGCAGATAAATATTTAACAAGAGCCATCAAAATTTATATTCATCTTCCAAAAGTTCACCCTAATTTAGCTTTAGCTCTTAATCACTTAGCATCACTTCGCCAATTTCAACATCGCTATGAAGAGGCAATAAGTTTGTATGAAAAAAGTATACAACATTTGAAATTAACTTTAGGTAAACATCATCATTCTATTGTTAGTGTTCTTAACAACTGGGCAGGTCTTTATAGAGAGCAAGGTAATTACAAAAAAGCTATTGAATTATTAATGGAGTCTGCTGAAATCTGTCATGTTTCACAAAAAATACATCCTCTAGAAGTATCAGGAATACTAAACCATTTGGGGTTGCTGTTTTTCTTTCAAGGTTGTTATTTCAAAGAAGATCCTTCGTATTGGGAAATGTCAGAGTTCATGTATATGATGGCTTTAGATATAAGAAAAAGTTTATTGGAAGAAGATCACTTTAGTGTTGCAGTAGTTCTAAATAATATTGGCAGCCTTTATTATGCCCAAGGATTTTTAAAAGAAGCTAAGACATGGTTAGAAAAAGCATTTGAAATACTTGTATCTCGATTAGGATTAGAACATGAAGATACAATAATGTGTCGTAATAACCTTAATAAGCTTCAGTCTGAAATTACTATTGCCTAA
- a CDS encoding relaxase/mobilization nuclease domain-containing protein, with protein MIGKQVKGKSFIKLLKYLFGKEGARQIGGNMEETTPRSLAAELQFSTRINPKVTRNVYHASLSLPHNESLDDDTWHEIAQKYLQAMGFTMNQYIVVRHTDRTHDHAHIVANRIRLDGTTVSDSWDYPRSEAVIRKLEKEYNLQSVESSKRKENSSPTTGERRQLARTGEESVRVRLQGCLRRTLRTACSSASLSLDAATHDRPTMPEFIKESQQQGINVCVGYTRTGKVKGISYQLDGVAFSGTHLGKAYTFPGLQKHLGVSYIPKRDDQLIQKLMERNIENVTSNQPNQDEQGIQVQANVENSTIKVASPLDKKHIEIGQPVENSTPKVAQKHNDKHLQIQQTVDHSTSTVGAKQDDELVQRLTVQTVDHSTSTVGAKQDDERIQRLTAQTVDHSTPPIRQPNSLPTPESANWEQIQLNLHQQYNLPNSLLTELYQKGWLYPSKTGQPVFVERTLDDIPTLAKQLEPTGDFTPIPLNSEPTKNGSFWIATDTTVTRAVLLSDPIEVLSVIALESTIDKRNRQPTLYWSVADYALQATPGDSYGVLRDRTLHTTADNRTLSSLDNALQTVPENRSQIPLEFLRSLDTVIIAVKDNENEDLVSEILAELPQAKRVFPGQAGWNKLLTDSKMQPKHSQIPQPQDWEL; from the coding sequence TTGATTGGTAAACAGGTTAAAGGTAAAAGTTTTATCAAATTGCTCAAATACCTTTTTGGCAAGGAAGGAGCAAGACAAATTGGTGGCAATATGGAGGAAACGACCCCACGTTCATTAGCTGCTGAGTTGCAATTTTCTACACGCATTAACCCAAAAGTTACTAGAAATGTTTATCATGCCTCTCTCAGCTTGCCCCACAATGAGAGTTTAGACGATGATACTTGGCATGAAATCGCCCAGAAATATCTGCAAGCAATGGGTTTTACTATGAACCAATATATCGTAGTGCGACACACTGACCGGACTCATGATCATGCACATATTGTTGCCAATCGCATTCGCTTAGATGGAACTACAGTTTCCGATAGCTGGGACTATCCCAGAAGTGAAGCTGTGATTCGCAAGTTAGAAAAAGAATACAATTTGCAATCAGTAGAATCAAGTAAGAGAAAGGAAAACAGCAGTCCTACTACTGGTGAACGCAGACAACTTGCTAGAACTGGAGAGGAAAGTGTTAGAGTCAGACTTCAGGGATGTCTACGGCGGACGTTGCGAACTGCTTGCAGCAGTGCTTCGCTATCGCTTGATGCAGCAACCCATGACCGCCCAACTATGCCAGAGTTTATCAAGGAATCGCAACAACAAGGTATTAATGTCTGCGTTGGTTACACTCGCACAGGCAAAGTCAAAGGCATTAGTTACCAACTTGATGGCGTGGCTTTCAGTGGGACGCATCTTGGTAAAGCATATACTTTTCCCGGTTTACAAAAGCATCTAGGTGTAAGCTATATTCCTAAGCGGGATGATCAACTCATCCAAAAACTGATGGAACGAAATATTGAAAATGTTACATCCAATCAACCAAACCAGGACGAGCAAGGCATTCAAGTTCAGGCAAATGTTGAAAATAGCACAATAAAAGTTGCTTCACCACTGGATAAAAAACACATTGAAATCGGGCAACCTGTTGAAAATTCCACACCAAAAGTTGCTCAAAAACACAATGACAAACATCTTCAAATCCAACAAACAGTTGACCATTCAACATCAACAGTCGGAGCAAAACAAGATGATGAACTCGTCCAAAGACTGACAGTGCAAACAGTTGACCATTCAACATCAACAGTCGGAGCAAAACAAGATGATGAGCGTATCCAACGATTAACAGCACAAACTGTTGACCATTCAACACCACCTATCAGGCAACCAAATTCTTTACCTACACCAGAATCCGCAAACTGGGAACAAATACAGCTAAATTTACACCAGCAGTACAATTTACCCAATTCTCTGCTCACAGAACTGTATCAAAAAGGTTGGCTATATCCCAGTAAAACAGGTCAACCAGTATTTGTAGAACGCACACTTGATGATATTCCCACTCTTGCCAAACAGCTAGAACCAACTGGTGATTTTACTCCTATTCCTCTCAACTCTGAACCTACGAAAAATGGTAGTTTTTGGATTGCTACGGATACCACGGTCACAAGAGCAGTGTTACTCAGTGACCCCATCGAAGTTCTTTCTGTCATTGCCTTAGAATCAACTATTGACAAAAGAAACCGGCAACCAACATTGTATTGGAGTGTAGCCGATTATGCTTTGCAAGCTACCCCAGGCGATTCCTACGGAGTGCTTCGCGATCGCACTTTGCACACTACCGCAGACAATCGCACTTTGTCCAGTCTTGATAATGCTTTGCAAACTGTCCCAGAAAATCGCTCTCAAATACCTTTAGAATTTTTACGCTCACTTGATACAGTGATCATCGCGGTTAAAGATAATGAGAATGAGGACTTGGTATCTGAGATATTAGCTGAACTACCACAGGCCAAACGAGTTTTTCCTGGTCAAGCGGGTTGGAATAAGCTGTTAACTGATAGTAAAATGCAACCCAAGCATAGCCAAATACCACAACCTCAAGATTGGGAACTTTGA
- the mobC gene encoding plasmid mobilization relaxosome protein MobC has protein sequence MAAENSLTMAELFRAKTIKNRLPRRVTKVAGQTYWELGKIGNNLNQIAKAINTSVLMGEPVVVDRGLLEQVRDLVKQVRREITEVDLITDLQDEED, from the coding sequence ATGGCAGCAGAAAATAGCTTAACGATGGCAGAATTATTCCGTGCTAAGACTATCAAAAATAGATTACCCAGGCGTGTCACCAAAGTAGCAGGTCAAACTTACTGGGAATTGGGGAAAATAGGCAATAACCTCAACCAAATAGCTAAAGCTATCAATACATCGGTACTCATGGGTGAGCCAGTGGTTGTTGATAGAGGATTGTTAGAACAGGTAAGAGATTTGGTGAAACAAGTGCGGAGAGAGATTACAGAAGTTGATTTAATCACTGATTTACAAGACGAGGAAGATTGA
- the glpK gene encoding glycerol kinase GlpK, translating into MTKYVAAIDQGTTSTRFIIFDKKGKIVGYAQKEHQQIYPQPGWVEHDPKEIWSCTQTVIKDALEQSNITVAEITAIGITNQRETVVVWDKQTGESYYNAIVWQDTRTDYICNQLAADGGIDRFRATTGLPLATYFSAPKIKWLLENIPGLKAAAANGNALFGTIDTFLMWHLTGGTEGGLHITDVTNASRTLLMNLNSLDWEPEILDIMGITRQMLPEIRPSSAIYGKATGILAGVPIAADLGDQQAALIGQTCFQVGEAKNTYGTGCFMLLNTGQQKVISQHGLLTTVAYKLGDTPAVYALEGSIAIAGALVQWLRDNLGLIQSSAEVETLASTVTDNGGVYFVPAFSGLFAPYWRNDARGAIVGMTRYTNKGHIARAVLEATAWQTREVLDAMREDAQVNLTALKVDGGMVYNNLLMQFQSDVLGVPVIRPQVSETTALGAAYAAGLATGFWSSLEELSENWLLDQTWEAKMDEVEREGCYRLWKKAVSRTFDWV; encoded by the coding sequence ATGACCAAATACGTCGCTGCAATTGACCAAGGAACGACCAGCACCCGCTTCATCATCTTTGACAAGAAGGGTAAAATTGTTGGCTATGCCCAAAAAGAACACCAGCAGATTTATCCTCAACCTGGTTGGGTAGAACACGACCCCAAGGAAATTTGGTCATGTACTCAAACTGTGATTAAAGATGCCTTAGAGCAGAGTAATATTACTGTTGCTGAGATAACAGCGATTGGCATTACGAATCAGCGCGAAACAGTAGTTGTTTGGGATAAGCAAACAGGCGAATCTTACTACAACGCCATTGTCTGGCAAGATACCAGAACTGATTATATTTGTAATCAACTAGCAGCAGATGGTGGAATAGACCGTTTTCGCGCCACAACAGGTTTACCACTGGCTACCTATTTCAGCGCCCCCAAAATTAAGTGGTTACTGGAAAACATACCAGGATTAAAAGCCGCAGCCGCAAATGGTAATGCTCTTTTTGGCACAATTGACACTTTTTTGATGTGGCATTTAACAGGTGGTACAGAAGGCGGTTTGCATATTACTGATGTTACCAATGCCAGTCGGACTTTGCTGATGAATTTGAATTCTCTGGACTGGGAACCGGAAATTTTGGATATTATGGGCATTACCCGGCAAATGCTGCCAGAAATTCGCCCTTCATCAGCTATCTATGGCAAAGCTACAGGTATTTTGGCAGGAGTTCCCATTGCTGCTGATTTAGGTGATCAACAAGCCGCATTAATTGGACAAACTTGTTTTCAGGTAGGTGAAGCCAAAAATACTTATGGTACAGGTTGCTTTATGCTGCTGAATACAGGCCAGCAAAAGGTGATTTCCCAACATGGTTTATTGACAACGGTAGCTTACAAGTTGGGTGATACTCCGGCGGTTTATGCTTTGGAGGGGAGTATTGCGATCGCAGGTGCTTTGGTTCAATGGTTGCGTGACAATTTGGGATTAATTCAAAGCAGTGCAGAGGTAGAAACTTTAGCCAGTACAGTTACAGATAACGGTGGTGTTTATTTTGTCCCTGCGTTTTCTGGGTTATTTGCACCCTATTGGCGCAATGATGCTAGGGGTGCAATTGTGGGGATGACTCGCTACACAAATAAAGGTCATATTGCCCGTGCAGTGTTAGAAGCTACAGCATGGCAGACTCGTGAAGTTTTAGATGCGATGAGAGAAGACGCGCAGGTAAATTTAACGGCTTTGAAGGTAGATGGGGGGATGGTCTACAACAACCTGCTGATGCAATTTCAAAGCGATGTGTTAGGTGTGCCAGTGATTCGTCCCCAGGTATCAGAAACTACTGCTTTAGGGGCAGCTTATGCTGCTGGGTTAGCGACTGGTTTCTGGAGTAGTTTAGAGGAGTTGTCTGAGAATTGGCTTTTAGATCAGACTTGGGAAGCGAAGATGGATGAGGTGGAGAGAGAAGGTTGTTATCGGTTGTGGAAGAAGGCGGTTAGTAGGACTTTTGATTGGGTGTAG